The genome window GTTGACTGTGATGCATGCTAAGGAAATTCGTTGGAAGCAAAGATTTGAGAACTTTGAAAAAGCCTATAAGCTATTAGAGAAATACAGCTCGCAACCGATCGAAACAGAGTTAGAGCGAGCAGGAATCATTCAATTCTTTGAAATGACTGTTGAGCTTGCGTGGAAGGTGTGGAAGGATTACCTTGAAGCACAAGGATTTTTAGTGAAAAGCCCAAGAGAAACGATAAAGCAAGCTTTTCAAAGTGGCTATATTGCAGACGGGCACACATGGCTCGAAGCATTATTAAGTAGAAATCAACCCTCACAAATGTATGATGAAGAAAAGGCAAAAGAGATGATTGACACGATAAAACTTAAATTCCTCCCATTATTTGCAGACATGTATCATACTTTAGCAAAGGAATGTTGACGATGTTTGGTTTGTCCTCTATGGAGATTCATATGATTCAAGAGGTACTTCGTCAGTATCCAGAGATTGAAAAAGTGCATATTTTTGGAAGTCGCGCTTTAGGGACCTTTAAAAAAGGATCGGATATTGATTTGGTGGTCTATGGCTTAAATGTTTCAAATCAAACACTGCTTCGAGTGACTGATATGCTTGAAGAAGAGCTCCCGCTTCCTTATTTTTTCGATGTCGTGCATTATGAATCCATTGAGAATAAACGTCTAATTCAGCATATCGATGAATATGGTCAGCAAATTTATCAAAAAACGACGTGAAAAGGATCAGGTTGCGTTGTGAAGCAGGGATGCTCCTAAAATTTGAAGATGCCTTTAATCGATCGTTCACAAAGTGGCGTTCAAACGCTTCATTTTCTCAGAGAGCGAAAAGTTGATCTTTGAAAAAACAAGTAGAGTGCGCATGAATAGACGATCGTTACAAAAGGAGAGCGCACATCGTCTTTTTTAGGAAGGAGGAAAAAGCAGAATGGGTATTGTGGTTACGTGTATTGTCATTGCCGTCTTAAATATTGTGGCGGCGTTTACGATTTTTTCGGTAGGGAGTTTGTTTGAAGTGTTGCTCATGGTCGCTGCTCCAACCTTTTTCATGTGTACAGTCGTGGTGCTTTTATAC of Litoribacterium kuwaitense contains these proteins:
- a CDS encoding nucleotidyltransferase substrate binding protein; translated protein: MHAKEIRWKQRFENFEKAYKLLEKYSSQPIETELERAGIIQFFEMTVELAWKVWKDYLEAQGFLVKSPRETIKQAFQSGYIADGHTWLEALLSRNQPSQMYDEEKAKEMIDTIKLKFLPLFADMYHTLAKEC
- a CDS encoding nucleotidyltransferase family protein; this translates as MFGLSSMEIHMIQEVLRQYPEIEKVHIFGSRALGTFKKGSDIDLVVYGLNVSNQTLLRVTDMLEEELPLPYFFDVVHYESIENKRLIQHIDEYGQQIYQKTT